A region of Diospyros lotus cultivar Yz01 chromosome 3, ASM1463336v1, whole genome shotgun sequence DNA encodes the following proteins:
- the LOC127797334 gene encoding uncharacterized protein LOC127797334 isoform X2: MAATASSNFSAAFPPFSSLSKVKAFGSISFFRPNSTPKSFRLKNPPKRSRVPKQVFCVPVVSCLGDNHSEASSELGPSHVTGDAEEVYDAVGNNC, encoded by the exons ATGGCTGCAACTGCAAGCAGCAACTTTTCCGCAGCTTTTcctcctttctcttctctcagCAAGGTTAAAGCTTTTGGATCCATTTCCTTCTTCAGACCCAACTCTACCCCCAAATCCTTCAG ATTGAAGAATCCTCCCAAGCGAAGTAGAGTACCAAAGCAAGTATTCTGTGTACCAGTGGTGTCTTGTTTGGGTGACAATCATTCTGAAGCATCCTCAGAACTGGGACCTTCCCATGTCACAGGTGATGCTGAGGAGGTATATGATGCCGTTG